TGCTAAGGAACCAGGCCTTGGCTGTTTCTTCTGTAGACAGCCTGCCTCCAGGACTCTTCCTTCAGCTCTTCAAGGAGGCCTTTGCCTGCAGAAGCACTGACATCCTGAAGGCCATGGTACAGGCCTGGccctttccctgcctccctctgggAGCCCTGATGAAGATACGAGACTTGAGAACCTTACGGATTGCCCTGGATGGGGTTGATATGCTGCTTGTCCGGCAGGTTCGCCCCAGGTGTGTGTGACCCAGGTGCCATAGAAGCAAGGACCTGAAATCAAGAGAAGAGTTAGCTGGGGTCAGGTAAAGCAGGAGGTGAAGAACAGGCCACAGGCTTCTGAGGGCTCCAGCCAGGGGCTTGGGACACCTGGGAAAGGGCTTCCTGGGTGGAGGACAACTTAGGACAGATGCAGGGATGGCAGGAGCCTCTACTTGCATCTGAACACAGGTGCTAGGAAGTGGGGACTAGACTGGCTCAATGGAAAGAAGGTGgatgaaaggaagacagagaatcTGGGGAGCAGCTGATGGACAGAATGAGGAATAAAAGTGCAGACTGGAGTGAGTCTTTGCCTGTTTTCTTAGATTCTGTCCTGTTTCCCCTCAGGAGGTGCAAACTGCAAGTGCTGGATTTGCGGAAAGAGCAGCAGGACGTCTGGACTAAGGGCTACATGGCCATTGCCAATGCCTGCTCCGCAGAGGACTTAACTGATCAGGGAGCAGCCATTCACGGTGCAGGGATGGTAGCGAAGCAGCCCATGAGGGTATTTATAGACATCTGCATCCATGATCTATTCTACGAAGATGAATTCCAAGCCCCCCTCCTGCGGTGGGCCAAGAAGAGAAAAGATTTCCTCCAGCTGTGCTGTATGAAGCTCCATATTAGGACAGGCTCCATTTATAGAGTGCAGGAGGTCTTGCATGCTGTGCAGCTGGAGCACATCCAGGAGCTGAAGGTGGATGATATCTGGAATCAGAGGATCATGATGGAATTTGTTCCTTACTTGAGCAGGATGAGTAACCTTCGTGTATTTTCCTTCAACCTGATAAGAGATGGATTATATCCTTATGGCCGACGAAACCCGTGCCGTATTTCCCTAATCATCTATCTCTTCAAAATGATGGAAGAGGCCAATAGGCTCCGTGTCCATCATGACTTCTTCCCGTTTGGAAAACTGCACGAGGCACTCAGGTGAGGGAGGATGGAAAGCTGTTTCTGCTTCTTGACCAAAGCCATTCTCAGTTACAGTAGCTGTGAAAGGCCATCTGTCCTATGGCAGGATCTAGCCATGAGACGGTGAGGGAGGCTCCAGAAAGGGAATGCATTGACTGATCCAGTGCTCCTCCTTGAATTCTGGCCTTACACAGCCATCCCTGAGG
The sequence above is a segment of the Castor canadensis chromosome 7, mCasCan1.hap1v2, whole genome shotgun sequence genome. Coding sequences within it:
- the LOC109701493 gene encoding PRAME family member 12-like produces the protein MSTEAPPTLQELSMQILLRNQALAVSSVDSLPPGLFLQLFKEAFACRSTDILKAMVQAWPFPCLPLGALMKIRDLRTLRIALDGVDMLLVRQVRPRRCKLQVLDLRKEQQDVWTKGYMAIANACSAEDLTDQGAAIHGAGMVAKQPMRVFIDICIHDLFYEDEFQAPLLRWAKKRKDFLQLCCMKLHIRTGSIYRVQEVLHAVQLEHIQELKVDDIWNQRIMMEFVPYLSRMSNLRVFSFNLIRDGLYPYGRRNPCRISLIIYLFKMMEEANRLRVHHDFFPFGKLHEALRSQTPLEILSLRSTPLKLSDLRHLSQCPSTSQLKYLHLQDCSLKDLRLELLGALLETLAGTLESLLLEECEITDSQLDAILPALSCCSQLTMFSFFGNRISMVTLENLLRHTARLSQLRRALYPAPLESYEPDWDTIDSERFAQVQVKLGQVLRDLRPCHNVQIGTFVCLPNKRYRFSSLEPSGTWTDSEECCPPSVSTCTLCPFYVF